The proteins below are encoded in one region of Paraburkholderia aromaticivorans:
- a CDS encoding SRPBCC family protein has translation MNEKPSLTIIRRIKAPPARVYAAWTRPELMARWWGPDAGPVLSAEADPRVGGRFRVVFQTLDGETHDCRGEYQEVEADRKLVFTWEWVTLPERRSLVTIRFRPVEEGTELYFTHAQFFDEAARDGHQTGWNGAFEKLDALIAELENEAG, from the coding sequence ATGAACGAAAAGCCCAGCCTGACCATCATTCGGCGCATCAAGGCGCCGCCTGCAAGAGTCTATGCAGCATGGACGCGGCCCGAACTGATGGCGCGTTGGTGGGGACCGGACGCCGGGCCAGTGCTGAGCGCCGAAGCCGATCCGCGCGTGGGCGGCCGCTTTCGCGTGGTGTTTCAGACGCTGGATGGCGAAACGCACGACTGCCGCGGCGAGTACCAGGAAGTCGAAGCGGACCGCAAGCTCGTCTTCACGTGGGAGTGGGTCACGCTGCCCGAGCGCCGGTCGCTCGTGACGATCCGGTTTCGTCCGGTCGAAGAGGGCACCGAACTGTATTTCACTCACGCGCAGTTCTTCGATGAGGCCGCGCGCGATGGTCATCAGACTGGCTGGAACGGTGCATTCGAAAAGCTGGACGCACTGATTGCCGAGCTGGAAAACGAAGCCGGATGA
- a CDS encoding glutathione S-transferase family protein gives MKLYYAETLSPRKTCALAQYLGLPIDYAFVDLSKGEHTRPDYLAINPNGKVPCLVDGETIIWEADAIMCHLAQRAESPLWPRGAQQQIDIVRWFSWNSQHLLRHAGALYFEYLIKPWVGLGEPDASKVAEAQGFFRKHAAVLNQHLKGRKWLLGDDLSVADFSVGISLPYAKSAAMPVEEFPEVVRWHDQLNAIDAWRDPFPARQERATANA, from the coding sequence ATGAAGCTTTACTATGCTGAAACGCTGTCTCCCAGGAAAACCTGCGCATTGGCCCAATATTTAGGGTTACCAATCGACTACGCCTTTGTCGATCTGAGCAAGGGCGAGCATACCCGGCCGGACTATCTGGCGATCAATCCGAACGGCAAGGTGCCTTGTCTCGTCGACGGCGAGACGATCATCTGGGAGGCCGACGCGATCATGTGCCATCTTGCGCAGCGCGCGGAATCGCCGCTCTGGCCGCGGGGCGCGCAGCAGCAGATCGACATCGTGCGCTGGTTCAGCTGGAATAGCCAGCATCTGCTCCGGCATGCCGGCGCGCTTTACTTCGAGTATCTGATCAAGCCGTGGGTCGGACTCGGCGAGCCCGACGCCTCGAAGGTCGCCGAAGCGCAAGGGTTTTTCCGCAAGCATGCCGCCGTGCTCAACCAGCATCTGAAGGGACGCAAGTGGCTGCTGGGTGATGACCTGTCGGTCGCGGATTTCTCGGTCGGCATCTCGCTGCCGTACGCTAAAAGCGCGGCGATGCCGGTTGAAGAGTTTCCGGAAGTGGTGCGCTGGCACGATCAGCTGAACGCGATCGACGCATGGCGCGATCCGTTTCCCGCGCGGCAGGAGCGCGCCACGGCGAACGCCTGA
- a CDS encoding aldo/keto reductase produces MALSSKNAVGVLGRRRFLRTARSTAIGLSASLALPRLVTGQTQTPSPSPQSQTGSATTPLPRMAQRVIPATGERLPVVGCGTWRTFDVGNDPAGRAQLADVLRILFEAGGSVIDSSPMYGSSEAVAGALLTQLNAHNQAFVATKVWTEGREAGIAQMEESLRRFQQPRIDLMQVHNLLDWRTQLATLRDWKARGRIRYIGITHYTSSAFDEVAAVMRSEKPDFVQINYAADDRAAEARILPLAAELGIGVVINQPFGGGGLLARVGKTPLPAWAAEIGCTSWARILLKFVLAQPAVTVVIPGTGRPQYMADNVQAGSGPLPDKAICARIVAAVNG; encoded by the coding sequence ATGGCACTTTCGTCGAAAAACGCTGTAGGGGTTTTGGGCAGACGTCGTTTTCTGCGCACGGCTCGCAGTACCGCGATCGGCTTGTCGGCATCGCTCGCTTTGCCGCGACTGGTGACGGGCCAAACGCAAACGCCATCGCCATCGCCCCAGTCGCAAACCGGATCCGCCACCACGCCGCTGCCACGCATGGCGCAACGCGTGATTCCCGCCACGGGCGAACGCTTGCCTGTAGTCGGCTGCGGCACCTGGCGCACCTTCGATGTCGGCAACGATCCCGCTGGCCGAGCGCAACTCGCCGACGTGCTGCGCATTCTGTTCGAAGCCGGTGGTTCGGTGATCGATTCATCGCCGATGTACGGCTCGTCGGAAGCCGTCGCCGGTGCGCTGCTCACGCAACTGAATGCGCACAACCAAGCCTTCGTCGCCACCAAGGTCTGGACCGAGGGACGCGAGGCGGGCATCGCGCAGATGGAAGAATCGCTGCGCCGCTTTCAGCAGCCGCGCATCGATCTGATGCAGGTTCACAACCTGCTCGACTGGCGCACGCAACTCGCCACGCTGCGCGACTGGAAAGCACGCGGCCGGATTCGTTACATCGGCATCACGCACTACACGTCGAGTGCCTTCGACGAAGTCGCGGCCGTCATGCGCAGCGAGAAGCCCGACTTCGTGCAGATCAACTACGCTGCGGACGACCGCGCCGCCGAAGCGCGCATCTTGCCGCTCGCGGCGGAGTTGGGCATCGGCGTCGTGATCAATCAGCCCTTCGGCGGCGGCGGGCTGCTGGCACGCGTCGGCAAAACGCCGCTGCCTGCGTGGGCAGCGGAAATCGGCTGCACGAGTTGGGCGCGGATTCTTCTGAAGTTCGTGCTCGCGCAGCCAGCGGTGACGGTCGTGATTCCCGGCACGGGGCGTCCGCAATACATGGCCGACAACGTTCAGGCCGGTTCGGGCCCGTTGCCCGACAAGGCGATATGCGCACGAATCGTGGCAGCGGTGAATGGCTAA
- a CDS encoding glutathione S-transferase family protein, whose amino-acid sequence MTTETLTLYHSTASPNSRRVRIFLAEKGVTVTLAAVDLGKGEQHGDAYRAINPRRVVPTLVLEDGTSIGEVPAIQRYIEDVYPDTPLFGTTPKDKALITMWERRAEQEGFASVMEAIRNTAPGLKGRAIAGPHDYEQIAALAERSRQRAAHFLADLDDRLKQSAFVAGERFSVADISALVTIDFAAKAIDLQVPAELNSLRRWYDTVSSRPGAAA is encoded by the coding sequence ATGACTACCGAAACATTGACGCTTTACCATTCCACTGCATCGCCGAACTCGCGGCGCGTACGCATCTTTCTCGCTGAAAAAGGCGTGACGGTGACGCTCGCGGCGGTCGACCTCGGCAAAGGCGAACAGCACGGTGACGCCTATCGCGCGATCAATCCCCGGCGCGTCGTGCCGACGCTGGTGCTCGAAGACGGCACGTCGATCGGCGAGGTGCCCGCCATCCAGCGCTACATTGAAGACGTCTATCCCGACACACCGCTTTTCGGCACCACACCGAAAGATAAAGCGCTGATCACGATGTGGGAACGGCGCGCGGAACAGGAGGGGTTTGCCTCGGTGATGGAAGCGATCCGCAACACCGCGCCCGGTTTAAAGGGCCGCGCGATTGCCGGCCCGCACGACTACGAGCAGATTGCGGCGCTCGCCGAACGCAGCCGGCAACGGGCCGCCCATTTTCTGGCGGACCTCGACGATCGCCTGAAACAGTCCGCGTTCGTGGCGGGCGAGCGTTTCTCGGTCGCCGACATTAGCGCGCTGGTGACGATCGACTTCGCCGCGAAAGCAATCGACTTGCAAGTGCCGGCTGAGCTGAACTCGCTCAGGCGTTGGTATGACACGGTGTCCTCGCGACCCGGTGCTGCGGCGTGA
- a CDS encoding SDR family NAD(P)-dependent oxidoreductase: protein MSQPVILITGALTGIGRATALAFAETGARLVVSGRREAEGKALEKELRELGADAHFIQADVRRDEEVASLVDQTVTRFGRIDAAVNNAGTEGQPGAITSQTVESYAATFDTNVLGTLLSMKHELRVMSAQKSGSVVNVSSTYGHEGAAFASVYAGSKHAVEGMTKSAALEVASTGVRVNAVAPGPTDTGMLDRFTGTPENKAALAAKVPLGRIGKPDDVARAIVFLASEAASFVTGQIVTVDGGKTAG from the coding sequence ATGAGCCAGCCCGTTATTCTGATCACCGGTGCACTCACCGGCATCGGCCGCGCCACTGCCCTCGCTTTCGCCGAAACCGGCGCCCGTCTCGTCGTCTCCGGCCGTCGCGAAGCCGAAGGCAAGGCGCTTGAAAAAGAACTGCGCGAACTCGGCGCGGATGCCCACTTCATCCAGGCCGACGTGCGCCGCGACGAGGAAGTCGCGAGCCTTGTCGACCAGACGGTCACGCGCTTCGGCCGCATCGACGCCGCCGTGAACAACGCCGGCACCGAAGGCCAGCCCGGCGCGATCACCAGTCAAACCGTCGAGAGCTACGCCGCAACGTTCGACACCAACGTGCTCGGCACGCTGCTCAGCATGAAGCACGAACTCCGCGTGATGTCGGCGCAAAAGAGCGGCAGCGTGGTGAACGTTTCGTCGACTTACGGTCATGAAGGCGCGGCCTTCGCTTCCGTGTACGCCGGCAGCAAGCATGCGGTGGAAGGCATGACCAAGTCGGCGGCGCTCGAAGTGGCGTCCACCGGCGTGCGGGTCAACGCCGTCGCGCCGGGGCCGACCGACACCGGCATGCTCGACCGCTTCACCGGCACGCCGGAGAACAAGGCCGCGCTCGCCGCGAAGGTGCCGCTCGGCCGCATCGGCAAGCCGGACGACGTGGCGCGCGCCATCGTGTTCCTGGCATCGGAGGCGGCGTCGTTCGTCACGGGGCAGATCGTGACCGTCGACGGCGGCAAGACCGCCGGCTGA
- a CDS encoding metallophosphoesterase family protein, translating into MSSHQSFDASRRGALKCLAFGGLGTVFVLAGGILTPVELALAADQNSSAAKGGVPLFLQISDSHIGFNKEANPDVAGTLKQTIEYVNAMPVKPALTIHTGDITHLSKASEFDLAAQLMSGLNITELHTVPGEHDVTDGPGTEYFSRFGKASDNKGYYSFDHQGVHFVGLVNVMHFKPNGLGGLGDEQIEWLENDLKGRSSSTPIVVFAHMPMWTIYEPWGWGTGDAGQAMSYLKRFGSVTVLNGHIHQIVSKVEGNITFHTARSTAYPQPTAGNGPGPGPLTVASDQLPKMLGVTSIKIARHPLKATLDDTTLV; encoded by the coding sequence ATGTCGTCACATCAATCATTCGACGCGTCGCGGCGCGGCGCGCTGAAGTGTCTTGCATTCGGTGGCTTGGGCACAGTGTTCGTTCTCGCCGGCGGCATTCTCACGCCGGTGGAACTGGCACTCGCCGCCGACCAGAACTCGTCCGCCGCAAAAGGCGGTGTGCCACTTTTCCTGCAGATCAGCGACTCGCATATCGGCTTCAACAAGGAAGCCAATCCCGACGTGGCGGGCACGCTGAAACAGACCATCGAGTACGTCAACGCGATGCCGGTCAAGCCCGCGCTGACCATCCATACCGGCGATATCACGCATCTGTCCAAGGCATCGGAGTTCGATCTGGCCGCCCAGTTGATGTCCGGTTTGAATATCACGGAGTTGCATACCGTGCCCGGCGAGCACGACGTGACGGACGGCCCCGGCACCGAATACTTCAGCCGCTTCGGCAAGGCCTCGGACAACAAGGGCTATTACAGCTTCGACCATCAGGGCGTGCATTTCGTCGGCCTCGTCAACGTGATGCATTTCAAGCCGAACGGACTGGGCGGCCTCGGCGACGAACAGATCGAGTGGCTCGAAAACGATTTGAAAGGGCGCTCGTCCAGCACGCCGATCGTCGTGTTCGCGCACATGCCGATGTGGACGATCTACGAGCCGTGGGGCTGGGGCACCGGCGATGCGGGCCAGGCGATGAGCTATCTGAAACGCTTCGGCTCGGTAACCGTGCTGAACGGCCACATCCATCAGATCGTGTCGAAAGTGGAGGGCAACATCACTTTCCACACGGCGCGCTCGACGGCCTATCCGCAGCCGACCGCCGGCAACGGCCCCGGCCCCGGACCATTGACGGTGGCCAGCGACCAGCTCCCGAAAATGCTCGGTGTGACGAGCATCAAGATTGCGCGGCATCCGCTCAAGGCCACGCTCGACGACACGACGCTGGTTTAA
- a CDS encoding cupredoxin domain-containing protein — MQTKNIRRVLLAMAASSALFAASSGLSVARAETPNAVVIKNFMFSPMEMTVKAGSTVTWKNLDGEPHTVVNDSGMFRSAALDQNDTYQFKFDKPGVYKVFCGIHPNMKETITVQ, encoded by the coding sequence ATGCAAACTAAAAACATTCGCCGCGTTTTGCTCGCAATGGCCGCAAGTTCGGCGTTGTTCGCGGCATCGTCCGGGTTGTCCGTGGCGCGGGCGGAGACGCCGAACGCGGTCGTCATCAAGAACTTCATGTTCTCGCCGATGGAGATGACGGTCAAAGCCGGTTCGACCGTGACCTGGAAAAATCTCGACGGCGAGCCGCACACCGTCGTGAACGACTCGGGCATGTTTCGCTCCGCCGCGCTCGACCAGAACGACACGTACCAGTTCAAGTTCGACAAACCGGGCGTGTACAAGGTGTTTTGCGGCATCCATCCGAATATGAAGGAGACCATTACCGTGCAGTGA
- a CDS encoding peroxiredoxin-like family protein — translation MADAQTVDSVASRQSDIDAELAVSAAAAAASNALRAGSRAPLFTLPDSAGRRVSLDELLSAGPVVLHFFRGGWCTFAESSLADFAAGYEDVLALGASAVAIAPPCATAVHRAPGHLRDLLDVDLQVARAYGVAFELPLRLRATYERLGYTRPAANEASRWLVPIPATFLLDRDGSAALVHVDVDYRKSLDIESLLRALKALQTRHAADLHAMRERPRRSR, via the coding sequence ATGGCAGACGCACAAACCGTTGACAGTGTCGCATCGCGGCAGTCGGATATCGACGCCGAACTGGCAGTCAGCGCTGCGGCCGCGGCGGCGTCGAACGCCTTGCGGGCAGGCTCGCGCGCACCGCTTTTCACGTTACCCGATAGCGCCGGCCGACGCGTGAGTCTCGACGAACTGCTGAGCGCCGGACCGGTCGTGCTGCATTTTTTCAGAGGCGGCTGGTGCACGTTTGCCGAGTCGAGCCTGGCCGATTTCGCGGCAGGCTACGAGGATGTGCTCGCACTCGGCGCGAGCGCCGTCGCCATCGCGCCGCCGTGCGCGACCGCGGTGCATCGCGCCCCCGGCCATTTGCGTGATCTGCTCGACGTGGACCTGCAGGTTGCACGCGCTTATGGCGTGGCGTTCGAACTGCCGCTGCGCCTGCGCGCCACGTATGAACGGCTGGGTTACACGCGGCCGGCGGCCAATGAGGCAAGCCGCTGGCTGGTTCCCATTCCGGCCACGTTTCTGCTCGATCGCGACGGCAGCGCCGCCCTGGTCCACGTCGACGTGGACTACCGCAAATCTCTCGACATCGAATCGCTGCTGCGTGCGCTCAAGGCGCTTCAGACAAGGCACGCAGCCGATCTGCATGCAATGCGTGAGCGCCCTCGCCGCAGTCGGTAG
- a CDS encoding LysR family transcriptional regulator: MDRLAAIEIFIRVVDTGSFSAAARHFDVGQPAVSKAIAQLEEWLGVKLLLRTTRTLTPTEAGTSFYQRAKRAVEETDEAVIAARGSAAGLSGKLRVSAAVCFARLHIVPRLPAFLDDHPNLELELVLDDRNIDLVEEGIDVALRMGVLADSNMTARRIAEARRRVIATPAYFSRHGIPAAPADLLAHKCLIYTRDGGGEDWKFRKETAEVSVRMQGRLRITATEGLRAAVFADMGVAVASEWAFTPELKSGAVVSVMDDWMLPTISLSAVYPTGRLASTKARQFTAFVENCLADEAAPASRVANPALESARPV; this comes from the coding sequence ATGGACCGGTTGGCGGCAATCGAAATTTTCATACGCGTGGTCGACACCGGCTCGTTTTCGGCCGCCGCGCGCCATTTCGATGTCGGCCAGCCGGCGGTGTCGAAAGCAATCGCGCAACTCGAGGAGTGGCTCGGCGTCAAGCTCCTGCTTCGCACCACGCGCACCCTCACGCCGACCGAAGCCGGCACCAGCTTCTACCAGCGCGCGAAACGCGCGGTGGAGGAAACCGACGAAGCCGTCATTGCCGCGCGCGGCTCGGCGGCCGGTCTCTCGGGCAAACTGCGGGTGTCGGCGGCGGTGTGTTTCGCGCGGCTGCATATCGTGCCGCGTCTGCCGGCGTTTCTCGACGACCATCCGAACCTCGAACTCGAACTGGTCCTCGACGACCGGAATATCGACCTCGTCGAGGAAGGTATCGACGTCGCCTTGCGCATGGGCGTGCTCGCCGATTCCAATATGACCGCGCGCCGCATTGCCGAGGCACGCCGCCGCGTGATCGCCACGCCGGCGTACTTCAGCCGCCACGGCATTCCCGCAGCGCCGGCCGATCTGCTCGCGCACAAGTGCCTGATCTACACGCGCGACGGCGGCGGCGAAGACTGGAAGTTCCGCAAGGAAACCGCGGAAGTCTCGGTGCGCATGCAAGGGCGGCTCAGGATCACCGCGACCGAAGGCCTGCGCGCGGCCGTCTTCGCCGACATGGGTGTTGCCGTCGCCTCCGAATGGGCCTTTACGCCGGAACTGAAGTCGGGCGCGGTGGTGTCGGTCATGGACGACTGGATGCTGCCCACCATCAGTCTGTCGGCCGTCTATCCGACCGGACGCCTCGCGAGCACCAAGGCCAGGCAGTTCACCGCGTTCGTGGAAAACTGCCTGGCCGACGAAGCCGCTCCCGCTTCACGCGTGGCGAACCCGGCGCTCGAATCCGCGCGGCCAGTCTAG
- a CDS encoding zinc-dependent alcohol dehydrogenase family protein has translation MSRTIMFAKAGGPEVLEFIETPVATPGPHEVRIKVEAIGLNRAESMWRSDAYIEPVKFPAGLGYEAAGVVDAVGADVTGIAPGDKVNVIPSFSMNQYFTYGEVIVVPDTAVVKHPESLSSAEAASVWMMFVTAYGALIEDAKVGKGDFVIVPAASSSVGLAAIQIANYAGATSIALTRTSAKRERLLEAGAAHVIATGETGLVAEVMRITDGKGARVAFDPVGGPSFAKLLAALSFQGVAYIYGALSDEVTALPLLDMIAKVLTVKAHNIWLTSGDPVRQKAAVDYVLKGFASGALKPVIDRTFKFDDMVAAHRYLEENGQFGKIVVTL, from the coding sequence ATGTCACGCACCATCATGTTTGCAAAAGCCGGTGGCCCTGAAGTGCTCGAATTCATCGAGACGCCGGTGGCCACGCCGGGTCCGCACGAAGTGCGCATCAAGGTCGAGGCCATCGGCCTGAATCGCGCCGAGTCGATGTGGCGCAGCGACGCCTATATCGAGCCTGTCAAATTTCCCGCGGGACTCGGCTACGAAGCCGCGGGCGTCGTCGATGCGGTCGGCGCCGACGTCACGGGTATCGCGCCCGGCGACAAGGTCAACGTGATCCCGTCCTTCTCGATGAACCAGTACTTCACCTATGGCGAAGTCATCGTCGTGCCGGACACTGCCGTCGTGAAGCATCCCGAGTCGCTTTCGTCCGCCGAGGCGGCATCGGTCTGGATGATGTTCGTGACCGCCTACGGCGCGCTGATCGAAGATGCGAAGGTAGGCAAAGGCGACTTCGTCATCGTGCCCGCCGCGTCGAGCAGTGTCGGCCTCGCGGCGATTCAGATCGCCAACTACGCGGGCGCGACGTCCATTGCGCTCACGCGCACTTCGGCGAAACGCGAGCGACTGCTTGAAGCCGGCGCCGCGCACGTGATCGCTACCGGCGAAACCGGTCTGGTCGCGGAAGTCATGCGCATCACGGACGGCAAAGGCGCGCGCGTGGCGTTCGATCCGGTCGGCGGCCCGAGCTTCGCAAAGCTGCTCGCGGCGCTGTCGTTTCAGGGCGTCGCCTACATCTACGGCGCGCTGAGCGATGAGGTCACGGCCTTGCCGTTGCTCGACATGATCGCCAAGGTGCTGACCGTGAAGGCCCACAACATCTGGCTGACGAGCGGCGACCCCGTACGGCAGAAGGCCGCGGTGGACTACGTGCTCAAAGGCTTCGCGAGCGGCGCGCTCAAGCCGGTGATCGACCGCACCTTCAAATTCGACGACATGGTGGCGGCGCACCGCTATCTGGAAGAGAACGGCCAATTCGGCAAGATCGTCGTGACGCTCTAG
- a CDS encoding alkene reductase encodes MAHLFTTKKVGAYTLTHGVVLAPMTRLRTIQPGDIPSPMMADFYGQRASQGGLEIVEGVSISIPARSYLGAASFYHDGQVEGWKAVANAVHAKGGRVFMQLIHGGRQSHVEMTGGVAPLAPSVVPFDGVALTKDGFVPASPHRAVGIEEIPGIVEEFRVAAQRALDAGFDGVELHGANGYLVDQFIQDGTNHRTDAYGGPIENRVRFLRETVEALISVWGADRVGVRISPSGEWGGISDSDPEATFSHVARVLDGYGIAYLHVIEPRIKGDETLHEGHAPVAVTYLRPHFSGPIIAAGGFDGDSAEAIVASGDADLVAFGRHFSSNPDLPYRLQHKLPLTPYVRAAFWGGDEKHYSDFPVYSPTVETAKQTAETA; translated from the coding sequence ATGGCTCACCTGTTCACCACGAAAAAGGTCGGCGCTTACACCCTCACGCATGGCGTCGTGCTCGCACCAATGACCCGCCTGCGCACCATTCAGCCCGGCGACATTCCCAGCCCGATGATGGCCGACTTCTACGGCCAGCGCGCCTCGCAAGGCGGCCTCGAGATCGTCGAAGGCGTCAGCATTTCGATTCCCGCCCGCTCGTATCTGGGCGCCGCGAGCTTCTATCACGACGGCCAGGTGGAAGGCTGGAAAGCGGTTGCCAATGCGGTTCACGCCAAAGGCGGCCGGGTCTTCATGCAGTTGATTCATGGCGGCCGTCAAAGCCACGTCGAGATGACCGGCGGTGTCGCGCCGCTCGCGCCCTCAGTCGTCCCGTTCGACGGCGTGGCGCTGACGAAAGACGGCTTCGTACCGGCCTCGCCGCATCGGGCGGTCGGCATCGAGGAAATCCCCGGCATCGTCGAAGAGTTTCGTGTGGCCGCGCAGCGGGCGCTCGATGCGGGCTTCGACGGTGTGGAATTGCACGGCGCGAACGGCTACCTCGTCGACCAGTTCATCCAGGACGGCACCAACCACCGCACCGACGCCTACGGCGGCCCGATCGAAAACCGCGTGCGTTTCCTGCGCGAAACCGTCGAGGCGCTGATCTCCGTCTGGGGCGCGGACCGGGTCGGCGTGCGCATCTCGCCGTCCGGCGAATGGGGCGGCATCTCCGATAGCGATCCGGAAGCCACCTTCAGCCACGTCGCCCGCGTGCTCGACGGCTACGGCATTGCCTACCTGCATGTGATCGAACCGCGCATCAAGGGTGACGAAACGCTGCACGAAGGCCATGCGCCGGTCGCCGTGACATATCTGCGCCCGCACTTCTCCGGCCCGATCATCGCCGCCGGCGGATTCGACGGCGACAGCGCCGAAGCCATCGTCGCGTCCGGCGACGCGGACCTGGTCGCCTTTGGCCGCCACTTCTCGTCGAATCCGGACTTGCCGTACCGGCTCCAGCACAAGCTGCCGCTCACGCCGTATGTCCGCGCGGCGTTCTGGGGCGGCGACGAAAAGCACTACTCGGATTTTCCGGTTTATTCGCCTACTGTAGAAACCGCTAAACAAACCGCTGAAACTGCCTGA
- a CDS encoding GGDEF domain-containing protein has protein sequence MSRFRRAPAMLAGASLLCLVVGLLYLALQIRTIFSDQLKQEYAGLVLEAAERAESARAIVGVWQQHAGDSQAQTQGYRHARIELADRLKSLAALVNASPSAAPRVPASALTPDAGLNGTDALLATIPPYWRAQRDADGADVRLRIAHVANVLIALAALLFCMLLTALGMYAKRNRQLAGESHEFEYAALHDSMTGLPNRRKLFATLDEAAANSHAGPMPRKIAVLYVDLDGFKQVNDTLGHRVGDEFLIAVSRSFRESVRKVDVVARIGGDEFAVLIREYSTPDELAEIARRLIACVVETDEEMGIGVVRASIGIASYPDLVSDYQRLVAAADDAMYRVKRGGKNGYAFAAQAD, from the coding sequence ATGAGCCGCTTCAGACGGGCTCCCGCCATGCTGGCCGGCGCGTCATTGCTTTGTCTGGTGGTCGGCCTTCTTTATCTCGCGTTGCAGATCAGGACCATCTTCTCCGATCAGTTGAAGCAGGAATACGCCGGACTCGTGCTCGAAGCGGCGGAGCGCGCGGAAAGTGCTCGCGCAATTGTCGGCGTGTGGCAACAACACGCCGGCGACAGTCAAGCGCAAACGCAGGGTTACCGCCATGCACGCATCGAACTCGCCGATCGCCTGAAGTCGCTCGCGGCATTGGTGAATGCCAGTCCGTCCGCGGCGCCGAGGGTGCCGGCGTCGGCGTTGACGCCCGATGCCGGCCTGAATGGCACCGATGCGTTGCTTGCCACGATCCCGCCGTATTGGCGCGCGCAGCGCGATGCCGATGGCGCCGACGTGCGCCTGCGGATTGCCCATGTCGCGAACGTGTTGATCGCGCTGGCCGCGCTGCTGTTCTGCATGTTGCTCACCGCGCTCGGCATGTACGCGAAACGCAATCGTCAACTGGCGGGCGAGTCGCACGAGTTCGAGTACGCGGCATTGCACGATTCCATGACCGGCTTGCCGAACCGGCGCAAGCTCTTTGCCACGCTCGACGAGGCGGCGGCGAATTCGCACGCCGGCCCGATGCCTCGCAAGATCGCCGTGCTGTATGTGGATCTGGACGGCTTCAAGCAGGTCAACGACACGCTCGGTCACCGCGTGGGCGATGAATTCCTGATTGCGGTGTCGCGTTCCTTTCGCGAGTCGGTGCGCAAAGTGGATGTTGTCGCGCGCATTGGCGGCGACGAATTCGCGGTGCTGATTCGAGAATATTCGACGCCGGATGAATTGGCCGAGATTGCCCGACGGCTCATCGCGTGTGTGGTCGAGACCGACGAGGAGATGGGCATCGGCGTGGTGCGCGCTAGCATCGGCATTGCCAGCTATCCCGATCTCGTCAGCGATTACCAGCGCCTCGTCGCCGCAGCCGACGACGCGATGTATCGCGTCAAGCGCGGCGGCAAGAACGGTTACGCGTTTGCGGCTCAGGCTGATTGA
- a CDS encoding DUF1289 domain-containing protein encodes MTIQSPCIDICKLDGKTGFCLGCLRTRDEIRAWKTMSDDVRLAVINQRPGREVILKSETQATQATPETQTS; translated from the coding sequence ATGACAATCCAGTCACCCTGCATCGACATTTGCAAACTCGACGGCAAAACCGGCTTCTGCCTCGGCTGTCTGCGTACGCGCGACGAAATCCGCGCGTGGAAGACCATGAGCGACGACGTGCGCCTCGCGGTCATCAATCAACGGCCAGGTCGGGAAGTGATCCTGAAATCGGAAACGCAAGCGACGCAAGCAACACCCGAGACCCAAACGTCCTGA